The genomic stretch CCAGGACTTCAGCCCGGAGCCGCTCTCTTACGACGTCATCTGGATCCAGTGGGTGATAGGTGAGCATCCCGCACCCCTTCTCCACCTGCCTGCACATCTCTCACCGCAGAGGCCGGGCTTCCCGAGGCCgtggagctgaggctctggcgcTGCTGCAGAGGGCGGCCAGCGGGCGTTCCTCGAATCCTCCCTGCACTCGCCAGGACTACAAGGTTCACttgcttccatgttttgtttCAACTCAGTACCTGCTGTGACCCATTTGGGGGCAGATTTTGTGGTCGAAAAGTTTTAATTGTCAGTAACTTGCTGCATTCAAAGAATGTGGAAATGAGTTTTCATAAGAAGGGGCTTTCAGTAAGAGGAGAAGTTGAAGCCCTGGCTGCCCCTCTGCTGTTCGCGGTGAGCGAGCCGTTTTATCACGCGGTCCTGCACCCACTTGGCCTGACGGCGTACCCAGGGTGCTCTCCTCGGCTGCCGACCTAGCAGCAGGCCACCTCCCCCAGGTGGGCGGCCCAGGCCTGCTGGGAACACGCTGGATTCGCCCTGTATTTTGTGGTCCTCAAAAGCCTGTTAGGAGTCGTGATGTAGGGAAGGAACTCTGTTTGGTACACTCCGCTGATCCAGGCCTAGGAGGGGCGGGTGGAGTGTAGGTGCTGGGCACGGCCTGGAAGTCACCCAGTCAGGGTGAAATCCCAGCAGCATACATTGTGATTGCCCTTGGGTAGGTGACTTCTGAGCCCGTTTCCTCTTAAAATGGGCTTTGGTAAACCCCTCCGGGCCGTTGAAAGCCAGTGGCCCTGTGTGTTCAGCACTGAGTAAGTGCTCAGCAAGTGGACACGCAGTGGCATGGAGGGGCTGGCATCCTTCCCTCGTGACGGCCTCTGCCTCCCCCAGGCCACCTGACCGATCAGCACCTGGCCGAGTTCCTGCGGCGCTGCAAGCGGGGCCTCCGCCCCAACGGCATCATCGTCATCAAAGACAACATGGCCCAGGAGGGCGTGATCCTGGACGATGTGGACAGCAGCGTGTGCCGGGACCTCGACGTGGTCCACAGGATCGTCCGCAGCGCGGGCCTCAGCCTCCTGGCCCAGGAGCGGCAGGAGAACCTTCCAGACGAGATCTACCACGTGTACAGCTTAGCCCTGAGATGAGCGGGGCTGGCAGGAGAGAGGGACCAGTGTGGGTGGGGAAGGACTGACAGCTGCACGCGGTCCACACGCTCAACCTCGATGGTTCGGGGGTGCTGAGCGGGGCCGCGAAATATACCTGTCTGCCGTCCACTCACTATACAGACTCTTATTAAAAAGGCATAAGGGGACCCAGTCGGGAGGGGTGCCACTGAATGGGGCAGCGAGGCCGGAGTGAGCGGCGGGGACTGGGCCCTGTGGGCCCATGCGACCCCTGGGCCTCCAGTGCTCGCCTTGTGGGAATCCGGCGGTCCCATCAGAAGTGAGACTCCCTGCTCTCCAGTAACACCACCTGGCCTTCCTGCCACAGGCCTGGCTGGCTTAAGAGGAAGAGAGTAACCACTAAAGCGGTTGCCGAGGACTTTATGcctgcagaggggaggggagcggagCTGGGCCCGTGGAGCCTGTGGCTCTCGGCACCCTCCCGCCTGCGCTGAGCCTACATGGTGCCTGCCGAGTGGTGCAGTTGATGGGATGTCCACGTGCCGGGTgctatttggagatggggccctgGGGCCCTTAACGTGATTGTCACCACAgcctgcagggaggggagaggcctggagcTTCCCTCTCGGCTGTGCCTTGTGGCTCCTCCTTAGGGGGCATTTTCAGTCAAAAATAAAAGGGTGACCCCCTGTACTGGAAAGGCCTTCGCCAGTCTGGAGTGGTGCTTTTCTTTACTGGGACAACAGTGCTGTGCTGCTTGGAAACTCCTCTCCTGAGCTGGCCATCTCCTCGTGCCTCTGCCCACCTCTTCTTCGGCTGCCGTGGATCCTTTACCCTGAACTCGGGAAAGGgcggttgggggggggggggggggggcgggggcgggggcggggccgaaGTGTTATATACAAGGACCTTTAAGGCCAAGGGAAATcagtttaattttataatatatcatTTGGTCGTCTCAGCTCATCTCCCAGGCGTTTACACAATTCACAGTGACCACCTGTGTGACTCGCAGACAGCCTGGTGAGGGCTCAGCCCAGGGCGGAGGCTGGCTTTCAGTCTCGCTGGCTTCCTCCGTCAGATGATCCCCCACAAAGCGAGACACTTTGGAAGGACAGCCCCTGGCCACGCATGATTGCTTTGTAGAAGGCATGGTCCCCAGAACCCCAGGTTTGGCACCAACAGCTGCCGCCAGAGCAGAGCCCTGCACCCCGGTGGGCGGCCCGGGCCCAGAGCTGCAGGTGCCGCAGCAGTCGGCTCAGcttcctccctgcctgcccaGAAGCACGCACTTTCTGACGCACTCTGGAGTGGAGGCGCGTGTAAAGGGTCTCGGCTGGGCTGTACCCCGCGGGCCCCTCCCGCCTTCTCCGGCCTCAGCCGCGTCTCCATGCAGAGCAGGCCAGCTTCCTGCAGCCCGCAGGAGGGCCCGGTCTCGGAGCTACCCTGCTTGTCTAAATGCCTGGCGCTTCCCTCAGGTTAAGAGGGTACAAACGTGTCCCAAATCTAAACCCGGTCCCTTGTTCCACTGTGGGCTGAGACTTGGGGGTGCTGCCAGAGGGAAGCGGGGGCGGTCTGCCTGGAAGACGGAAGCCTTTCCCCACCGGAGTGCTTGCAGCTGCCGGGTTCCACCGGGCTTTCTCTGTCCTCAGTAAGGATCCAGTCTCACCTCCAACATGCACCTTCTGACAGACGGGGCTGAAGGTTCCCCCCTAAGGCCGCCACAGGTACTTAAATCCACCAACAGGTTGAGCTGCCCAGACCCTGTTCCCTGCAGTCGCAGCTGTCAGATGTCGTCTTCGACGGTGCCACTGTGCTCACTGAGGAGGTACCACTTGAGCCTGTCGGGCAGAGGTAGGGCCTTGACCTTCGCGTCCACAGGCCACGGCTGAAGGTAGAGCCGGATGTAAACGCGACACAGGTGCTTGAGGGGTGGGGGGTAGCTCTCCAGCTGCCTCAAGGAGAAGTGAAGGGCCCGGATCTTGTCTGCCAGGCTGCCCACGGGATGGATATCGAAGTTTTCAGGCAGCTGGAGTTTACGGGAATTAGTCACCATGAGATCCAGGACGGTCTCAGCTTTGCGCAGCAGGTCCACGTGACTCTCGTCCTCCGCGCAGCCTGGGTGGGAGCAGAGCCTCTCGAAGATGATGTGGAAGCCGGACCAGCAGGACGCGCCGTGGAGGGAACAGTTATAGGCGGCCCCGGACTCCAGCAGGAAGCGCAGGAGAGGGAAATGCAGCTCAAAGCTCTTGAGGCAGATGTGCGTGAGGGACTCGTGGGCCGGGCACTCGCTGGGGTCGGCGCCGTGAGCCAGCAGCAGCTGCGTTACTTGGAAGCAGAAGCGGTTGATCAACTGGGCCTCCGCTTTGTCACCTCCCACCGTCTCGCCCAGCAGAAAGATGATGCAGGTGAACACGGTGTCCCCGTCTTTGGTGGTAGCCTTGACATCCGCCCCTAGAAGAACCAGGAGGGAGAAGAGACGGTGGGAGGAGGCCTTAAACCCTGGCAAAGCAATGCTTTGTGTTCCAGGGGGGCAGCGTGGAAGGACAAGGCTCACCTCCTTCCAGCAAGAGGCGGATGTTCTCAGTGTTGTGGATTTGCACCCCGTCACTGCTGGCCAGAGCATGGAGCAGAGCAGTCTTTCCTAGGGAGGGAGAGTGAGTGGGGGGCAGTGGGAGGCCAGGAAgccgaggtcaggccaatcccagagGTGGAAGGGAAACACAGACCCTCGGGATCAGAAAACGAACTTCAAAAATGACTGACCTCTCTCAGCTAGGGCTGAGGGtgacaggtttcttttttttgaattttttttattttttgaatttatttattttttatatagcaggttcccactagctgtctgttttacacatggtagtgtatacatgtcaatcccaatctcccaattcatcgcaCCACCagcccccctgccactttccccccttggtgtccatacgtttgttctctacatctgtgtctctacttctgcgtGGAAGATGACAGGTTTCTGGCCATTCTCTCTCCACTCACACAAAAATGGGAACAGAAGGGCCAGGGAAAGCAGGACTTTTCTAGACCCTGAGATGCTACCTGACATCTCCCGACAGGGAGCCCCGTCCCTCAGAAGCTGAGCACACAGGTACCCCATTTCCTCCTACAGATGCCCTTACGGGACCGACGATGCACTGCCTCTCAAGCCTCGGCGAGTCAGCAAAATGCACCAGTGTGCGCCCGGCCGTGCTGTGCCATCAGAGGGACTGCCTCCAGCCTGCCTGCCAAGCCATCGCCCCAGGTTACCCCGGGTAACCTCACAAGGCAATTCGGCCCAGGCCCACCCTGCTTCTCTACAGGAGGCACCCACCATGCTTGTCGGCCGCATTGACATCTGCTCCAAGGTCCAGGAGGCGCTGCAGGCAGGGCAGGCGCTCCGGCTCCTCGCTGGCCAGGTCCAAGGGGCTGCTCTCGTGGATCTGAGTCAAGAAAGCACAGCCACGTTGGCCCGGGGGCCTGTGAGCCGCTCAGGGCCCCGACCACATCCCCCCTTCAGAGCAGGCCGGGCCTGGCTCTTACCCGGTCCCTGCGGTTAATGTCGGCCCCGTGGCGCACCAGCAGCTCCACCATGTCAGGCTGGTTTCGCAGGACGGCGATGTGCAAGGCCGTGTAGTAGGTGACCGGGTCTGAGGGCACAGACACAGCTTACGT from Phocoena phocoena chromosome 6, mPhoPho1.1, whole genome shotgun sequence encodes the following:
- the ASB6 gene encoding ankyrin repeat and SOCS box protein 6 isoform X1; translation: MPFLHGFRRIIFEYQPLVDAILGSLGIQDPERQEPLDGPSYVASEESRILVLTELLERKAHSPFYQEGVSNALLKMAELGLTRAADVLLRNGANLNFEDPVTYYTALHIAVLRNQPDMVELLVRHGADINRRDRIHESSPLDLASEEPERLPCLQRLLDLGADVNAADKHGKTALLHALASSDGVQIHNTENIRLLLEGGADVKATTKDGDTVFTCIIFLLGETVGGDKAEAQLINRFCFQVTQLLLAHGADPSECPAHESLTHICLKSFELHFPLLRFLLESGAAYNCSLHGASCWSGFHIIFERLCSHPGCAEDESHVDLLRKAETVLDLMVTNSRKLQLPENFDIHPVGSLADKIRALHFSLRQLESYPPPLKHLCRVYIRLYLQPWPVDAKVKALPLPDRLKWYLLSEHSGTVEDDI
- the ASB6 gene encoding ankyrin repeat and SOCS box protein 6 isoform X2, which gives rise to MPFLHGFRRIIFEYQPLVDAILGSLGIQDPERQEPLDGPSYVASEESRILVLTELLERKAHSPFYQEGVSNALLKMAELGLTRAADVLLRNGANLNFEDPVTYYTALHIAVLRNQPDMVELLVRHGADINRRDRIHESSPLDLASEEPERLPCLQRLLDLGADVNAADKHGADVKATTKDGDTVFTCIIFLLGETVGGDKAEAQLINRFCFQVTQLLLAHGADPSECPAHESLTHICLKSFELHFPLLRFLLESGAAYNCSLHGASCWSGFHIIFERLCSHPGCAEDESHVDLLRKAETVLDLMVTNSRKLQLPENFDIHPVGSLADKIRALHFSLRQLESYPPPLKHLCRVYIRLYLQPWPVDAKVKALPLPDRLKWYLLSEHSGTVEDDI